The Dioscorea cayenensis subsp. rotundata cultivar TDr96_F1 chromosome 7, TDr96_F1_v2_PseudoChromosome.rev07_lg8_w22 25.fasta, whole genome shotgun sequence genome includes a region encoding these proteins:
- the LOC120265256 gene encoding sm-like protein LSM3B, translated as MYGNLSNQQAASELVEEKKPKGREISRVRRINGSGREESTVKEPLDLIRLSLDERIYVKLRSDRELRGKLHAYDQHLNMILGDVEEIITTVEIDDETYEEIVRTTRRTVPFLFVRGDGVILVSPPLRTA; from the exons ATGTATGGCAACTTAAGCAACCAACAAGCAG CTTCAGAGTTGGTGGAGGAGAAGAAGCCGAAGGGGAGAGAGATCTCTAGAGTAAGAAGGATCAATGGCAGCGGGAGGGAAGAGAGCACTGTGAAGGAGCCCTTGGATCTAATCCGTCTCAGTCTCGACGAACGCATATATGTCAAGCTTCGTTCCGATCGTGAACTCCGCGGCAAGCTCCAT GCTTATGATCAGCATTTGAATATGATTCTTGGGGATGTTGAAGAAATAATCACAACTGTTGAAATTGATGATGAAACTTATGAAGAGATTGTTCGG ACAACAAGGCGAACagtaccttttctttttgtcagAGGAGATGGTGTCATATTGGTTTCTCCTCCATTGAGGACAGCCTGA
- the LOC120265257 gene encoding cleavage stimulation factor subunit 77-like encodes MACKEWSADSAVKVSFRGLWKALPALHSDVVFFSLDSELLRYAYAELEESRGAIQPAKKIYENLLANNPNATSLAHIQFIKFLRRTEGIEAARKYFLEARKLPNCTYHLFVAYATIVYCLDKDSKVAHNVFEAGLKRFMHEPGYILEYADFLCRLNDDRNVRALFERALSSLPPEDSVEVWKRFSQFEQTYGDLTSMLKVEQRRKEALSRTTEEGALVLEGTLHDVMQRYSFMDLWPCSSKELDHLSRQEWLTKNMHKKVDKSLVQGANSIGSDKDLSKAFTPQSKVVYPDTSRMVIYDPRQSQAGPDLQAVSGMGTTTPAVALIAGGNTNANDELLKSVSPALAAFISHLPAVEGPSPEVDMVLSILLQSPISTGLPGKTSSVSQMPGGPAPSTSDLSGSSKSRMNPNGSSQRIVREGLSGKRKELERQEDDDTKTVQSRPLPRDVFKLRQMQMQRGRGVSVSQTGSAASGGSAFSGEQSISN; translated from the exons ATGGCATGCAAAGAGTGGTCTGCTGATTCGGCAGTCAAAGTTAGTTTCAGAGGGCTTTGGAAGGCTCTTCCGGCACTGCACT ctgatgttgttttcttttctctagACTCTGAATTACTGAGATATGCATATGCTGAGTTGGAGGAGTCTCGTGGTGCCATTCAG CCTGccaagaaaatatatgagaatcTCTTGGCCAACAACCCAAATGCGACATCATTAGCTCACATTCAG TTCATTAAGTTTCTGCGGAGAACTGAAGGCATTGAAGCTGCTCGTAAATATTTTTTGGAAGCTCGAAAGTTGCCAAACTGCACATATCATTTATTTGTTGCATATGCTACGATAGTATATTGTCTCGACAAGGATTCCAAG GTTGCGCACAATGTTTTTGAAGCAGGTTTAAAGAGATTCATGCATGAGCCCGGATACATCCTTGA ATATGCAGACTTCTTGTGCCGgttgaatgatgatagaaatGTGCGTGCATTATTCGAGAGGGCCTTAAGTTCCCTTCCCCCAGAAGACTCTGTGGAG GTCTGGAAAAGGTTTAGTCAATTTGAACAAACTTATGGAGATCTGACAAGCATGTTGAAG GTtgaacaaagaagaaaagaagccctCTCTAGGACAACTGAAGAAGGTGCATTGGTTTTAGAGGGTACTTTGCATGATGTTATGCAACGTTACAGTTTCATGGATCTCTGGCCCTGCTCATCAAAAGAGTTAGATCATTTGTCAAGACAGGAG TGGCTTACCaaaaacatgcacaaaaaagTCGACAAGAGTTTAGTACAAGGAGCTAATTCTATAG gttCTGACAAAGACTTATCAAAGGCATTCACCCCACAATCAAAAGTTGTTTACCCAGATACTTCTCGTATGGTCATATATGATCCAAGGCAAAGCCAAG CTGGGCCTGACCTTCAAGCTGTTTCTGGCATGGGTACTACAACTCCAGCTGTTGCATTGATAGCTGGTGGAAATACTAATGCAAATGATGAGTTGTTGAAATCAGTTTCACCTGCATTAGCGGCATTCATATCACATTTACCTGCTGTTGAAG GGCCATCTCCGGAGGTAGATATGGTGCTGTCCATTTTACTGCAGAGCCCTATATCTACTGGGCTGCCTGGGAAAACATCTTCTGTCTCGCAGATGCCCGGAGGTCCTGCTCCCAGTACAAGTGACCTTTCAGGCTCGAGCAAGTCACGCATGAACCCTAATGGATCATCTCAGAGAATTGTTCGAGAAGGCCTGTCCGGGAAAAGAAAAGAGCTCGAAA GGCAAGAAGATGATGATACCAAAACCGTGCAAAGCAGACCATTACCCAGAGATGTTTTCAAGCTTCGTCAGATGCAAATGCAGAGAGGCCGTGGTGTTAGCGTCTCCCAGACTGGATCAGCAGCATCTGGTGGAAGTGCATTCTCCGGCGAGCAATCAATTAGCAACTAA
- the LOC120264504 gene encoding guanylate kinase 2, chloroplastic/mitochondrial, with protein sequence MEGALLASSLHLPLFSSMLPLRRIFTASLASRSVLPRLVSNTLVSCFPHRNPLGFRNKSLASPLMASGFSTDDSRRPPFAPLPPPDADEVELFRGLEATLGSSFSSDPLSPPPHPLVIVISGPSGVGKDAVIKKLREVREGIHFVVTATSRAKRPGEVDGKDYYFVSKEEFLSMVDKHELLEYALVYGDYKGIPKQQIRDFMAKGYDIVLRVDIQGAATLRSILGSSAVFIFLVAESEAALVKRLINRKTETSEMLLVRVATAREEVKRMKDFDYVVVNAGGQLEEAVKLVGSIIDSEKARVRQRRAVI encoded by the exons ATGGAGGGAGCTCTGCTAGCGTCTTCGCTTCACCTGCCCCTCTTCTCCTCCATGCTCCCTCTTCGGAGGATTTTCACTGCCTCACTTGCCTCCCGCTCCGTCCTCCCGAGACTCGTCTCAAACACACTCGTTTCCTGTTTTCCCCATCGGAATCCATTGGGGTTTCGAAACAAGAGCTTGGCTTCCCCTCTCATGGCTTCCGGTTTCAGCACTGACGACTCCCGAAGGCCCCCCTTTGCCCCGCTACCCCCGCCTGACGCCGATGAG GTTGAACTGTTCAGAGGACTTGAAGCAACATTAggttcatcattttcttcagaTCCTTTGTCACCACCTCCGCACCCTCTGGTCATTGTAATCAGTGGACCGAGCGGCGTTGGCAAGGATGCGGTTATCAAG AAACTACGAGAAGTAAGAGAAGGAATTCATTTTGTTGTAACTGCTACTAGCAGAGCAAAACGACCTGGAGAAGTTGATGGAAAGGATTACTACTTTGTTTCAAAAGAAGAGTTTCTTTCAATGGTCGACAAGCATGAGCTCTTGGAATATGCTCTTGTTTATGGAGATTACAAGGGAATTCCAAAACAGCAG ATCCGTGACTTCATGGCCAAAGGTTATGACATTGTCCTCAGAGTTGATATACAAGGTGCTGCCACCCTAAGATCAATACTAGGAAGCTCAGCTGTGTTCATTTTTCTTGTTGCTGAGAGTGAAGCAGCACTTGTAAAGCGGCTTATTAATAGAAAGACGGAAACATCAGAAATGCTTCTTGTTAGGGTTGCCACAGCAAGAGAGGAGGTGAAGCGAATGAAAGATTTCGATTATGTGGTTGTGAATGCTGGAGGACAACTCGAAGAAGCCGTCAAGCTTGTTGGGTCCATTATTGACTCTGAGAAAGCTAGAGTTAGACAGCGCCGAGCAGTTATCTAG